ATGACCGTGATCACCGCTCCGCCCGTCGTTCCGTCCTCCGGCAACCAGATCGCTCGCCTCGGTCGCTTCGCGCGCCGCAACCCGACGGTGCTGCTGGGTGCCGCCATCCTGATCTTCTTCCTCGGCGTCGCCATCGTGGCGCCGCTGATCGCCGGCGATCCGATGATGAAGCTGCCGACCCGGCGCCTGCAGCCGCCGTCGCAGGCCCTGTGGTTCGGCACCGACCATCTCGGCCAGGATGTCTTCGCCCGCACCGTCTATGGCGCCCGCGTCTCACTCATCGTCGGCTTCAGCGTCGCGACGATCTCGATCCTCGTCGGCCTGACGATCGGCCTCTTCGCCGGCTATTACCGCTGGTTCGACGGTATCGTCATGCGGCTCATGGACGGGCTGATGGCGATCCCCGCAATCCTGCTGGCCATCGCCATGGTCTCCCTCAACCAGGGCAGCATCGGCATCGTCATCGCAGCGATCTCGATCCCGGAGCTGCCGCGCGTCGTCAGGCTGGTGCGTTCCATCGTGCTCAGCGTCAAGGAACTGCCCTTCGTCGAGGCCGCGATCGCCTGCGGCGCGCGCACGCCCCGGATTCTGTTCCGCCACATCATGCCGAGCACGATTGCGCCCCTGATCGTGCAGGCCACCTATATCTGCGCCTCCGCCATCCTGGTCGAGGCCTCGCTGTCATTCCTCGGTGCCGGCGTTCCGCCGGAAGTCCCGAGCTGGGGCAACATGATCGCGTCGAGCCGCCTCTATCTCGCCCGCGCACCCTGGACGATCTTCTGCCCGGCGATTGCGCTGGCGCTGGTGGTGCTGGCGGTGAACCTGCTCGGCGACGGCCTGCGGGACCGGCTCGATCCCCGTCTCTCGCGGCGATTATAGGAGCTTAATACGGGTTTCCGCCGCCGTGAACCCATAGTTCCACTCCATCCCCGGCCTGCGCAGAGTATGGCTCGGTCGGTGCCCTCAGGCTAAAAGAGGGCACGGAGTCGCGGACTTCGGCAATCCAGGATCGAGAATGGTTTTCATCGCGCCTCTGGCTTCTGCCAGGACGACGCTGCTTCAGCGCTTCACGACACTAGCGCGGCTGCCGCGCCTGCTGCGAAGCCTCTGGACGGCAAGTCCCGTCCTGGTGTCGGCGGCGATCGTGCTGCGGCTGCTGCGCGCGGTGCAGCCACCGCTCGTGCTGTTCGTCGGCAAGCTGATCGTCGACGAGGTCGTGCTGCAGGCGGGAATGCCGTCGCCGGGGCCCGCTCTGGCCGACTGGCTGGCGAGCGGGCGCCTCTCGGCGCTGGCCGAGTGGCTCGCGCTCGAATGCGTGCTAATGGTCGGCGCGAACATCCTGCAACGCCTGAGCACATTGACGGAGGGGCTGCTCTCCGAGCGGCATGCCAACCGGCTCGGCATCGATCTGATCGAGCACGCCGCGCGGCTCGACCTGATGGATATCGAATCCAGTCAGGCGCAGGACAAGCTGCTGCGTGCGCGCATCCAGACGATGAGCGGGGGTGGGTTGCTCAGCCTGATGATGGGGCAGGTACAGAGTGTCGTCACGCTGATCGCCTTTCTCGCGGGGCTGATCTTCTACGCGCCGGTGCTGGTCTGCCTGCTCATGCTGGCGCTGCTGCCCACGCTGCTCAGCGAGGCGTATTTCAACGAGAAGACCTATGACTGGAGCGTCGCCACTACGCCCGAGCGCCGGCAGATGGAATATGTCCGCCATGTCGGCTCGGTCGCGGATCTGGCCAAGGAGGTCAAGCTCTTCGGCCTCGGCGGATTCCTGGCGGATCGCTTCGGGGCCCTGGCCGAGAGGCTGTTCGTCGCGCGGCGCAGGCTGGCGATCAGCCGCGCCGTCTGGGGCAGCCTGTTCGGCGCGGTCGGCTCGCTCGCCTATTACGCGGCCTATGCGGTCCTGGCCTGGCGGGCCGTGCGGAGCGAGATCAGCCTGGGCGATCTGATCTTCCTCTCCGGCTCGCTGCTGCGCTTGAACGGGTTGTTCGAAGGCCTGATCCTCGGCCTGAC
Above is a genomic segment from Bosea sp. NBC_00550 containing:
- a CDS encoding ABC transporter permease, whose amino-acid sequence is MTVITAPPVVPSSGNQIARLGRFARRNPTVLLGAAILIFFLGVAIVAPLIAGDPMMKLPTRRLQPPSQALWFGTDHLGQDVFARTVYGARVSLIVGFSVATISILVGLTIGLFAGYYRWFDGIVMRLMDGLMAIPAILLAIAMVSLNQGSIGIVIAAISIPELPRVVRLVRSIVLSVKELPFVEAAIACGARTPRILFRHIMPSTIAPLIVQATYICASAILVEASLSFLGAGVPPEVPSWGNMIASSRLYLARAPWTIFCPAIALALVVLAVNLLGDGLRDRLDPRLSRRL
- a CDS encoding ABC transporter ATP-binding protein; amino-acid sequence: MVFIAPLASARTTLLQRFTTLARLPRLLRSLWTASPVLVSAAIVLRLLRAVQPPLVLFVGKLIVDEVVLQAGMPSPGPALADWLASGRLSALAEWLALECVLMVGANILQRLSTLTEGLLSERHANRLGIDLIEHAARLDLMDIESSQAQDKLLRARIQTMSGGGLLSLMMGQVQSVVTLIAFLAGLIFYAPVLVCLLMLALLPTLLSEAYFNEKTYDWSVATTPERRQMEYVRHVGSVADLAKEVKLFGLGGFLADRFGALAERLFVARRRLAISRAVWGSLFGAVGSLAYYAAYAVLAWRAVRSEISLGDLIFLSGSLLRLNGLFEGLILGLTQIASQAQYLNDYFSFMDLRSSMPNAARPRAFPSPLRQGIVFEDVGFRYPGKDGWAVRHLSFVLSPGETLALVGENGAGKTTIVKLLTRLYDPVEGRILVDGIDLREIDLDELRSHVGAIFQDFARYNITAAENIGIGRVAAIDDRPRIVEAARKSLADPLMGKLPMGYDQMLGRSFAQGIDLSGGEWQKIAIARAYFRDADILILDEPTAALDARAEVEIFERFRNLSRSTTALLISHRFSTVRMADRIIVLENGAILESGDHAALMALGGRYAELFSLQAAGFQ